From Orcinus orca chromosome 3, mOrcOrc1.1, whole genome shotgun sequence, a single genomic window includes:
- the UBE2D2 gene encoding ubiquitin-conjugating enzyme E2 D2 isoform X1 yields the protein MIVIGIEIVNYFREESGERLVEVPEVDSFSVFHWQATIMGPNDSPYQGGVFFLTIHFPTDYPFKPPKVAFTTRIYHPNINSNGSICLDILRSQWSPALTISKVLLSICSLLCDPNPDDPLVPEIARIYKTDREKYNRIAREWTQKYAM from the exons ATGATA GTCATTGGGATAGAAATTGTAAACTATTTTAGAGAAGAATCTGGTGAGAGGCTTGTGGAGGTTCCGGAAGTGGACTCATTCTCAG tgTTCCATTGGCAAGCTACAATAATGGGGCCA AATGACAGTCCCTATCAGGGTGGAGTATTTTTCTTGACAATTCATTTCCCAACAGATTACCCCTTCAAACCACCTAAG GTTGCATTTACAACAAGAATTTATCATCCAAATATTAACAGTAATGGCAGCATTTGTCTTGATATTCTACGGTCACAGTGGTCTCCAGCACTAACTATTTCAAAAG TACTTTTGTCCATCTGTTCTCTGTTGTGTGATCCCAATCCAGATGATCCTTTAGTGCCTGAGATTGCTCGGATCTACAAAACAGATAGAGAAAA GTACAACAGAATAGCTCGGGAATGGACTCAGAAGTATGCGATGTAA
- the UBE2D2 gene encoding ubiquitin-conjugating enzyme E2 D2 isoform X2 — protein sequence MALKRIHKELNDLARDPPAQCSAGPVGDDMFHWQATIMGPNDSPYQGGVFFLTIHFPTDYPFKPPKVAFTTRIYHPNINSNGSICLDILRSQWSPALTISKVLLSICSLLCDPNPDDPLVPEIARIYKTDREKYNRIAREWTQKYAM from the exons GAATTGAACGACCTGGCGCGGGACCCCCCAGCACAGTGTTCAGCAGGTCCCGTTGGAGATGATA tgTTCCATTGGCAAGCTACAATAATGGGGCCA AATGACAGTCCCTATCAGGGTGGAGTATTTTTCTTGACAATTCATTTCCCAACAGATTACCCCTTCAAACCACCTAAG GTTGCATTTACAACAAGAATTTATCATCCAAATATTAACAGTAATGGCAGCATTTGTCTTGATATTCTACGGTCACAGTGGTCTCCAGCACTAACTATTTCAAAAG TACTTTTGTCCATCTGTTCTCTGTTGTGTGATCCCAATCCAGATGATCCTTTAGTGCCTGAGATTGCTCGGATCTACAAAACAGATAGAGAAAA GTACAACAGAATAGCTCGGGAATGGACTCAGAAGTATGCGATGTAA